In Aspergillus nidulans FGSC A4 chromosome IV, a single window of DNA contains:
- a CDS encoding Zn(II)2Cys6 transcription factor domain-containing protein (transcript_id=CADANIAT00000223), whose protein sequence is MAEMPAPIFSPTAATTAIVPPHRDDRPLRSSCGQCNQAKVKCSKDRPTCRRCATRNTPCVYSISLRGIKRPRPRQEADQTCPPKEKKRVLSIPSPVSSETLPTTTVDITVQPACPPNFGNSDIYSEGFVDDDLAGLLSLNPFDTPLSDPTAFPFSLDVPDSRLVPSTQPAVAPQMVPHSMTIPLSPISPPSSRDGHSHYGATGPTTTTTSGLNSPVPASVTCWCQQSISFKLTELSMPKPPSSTFILDDFLTEHRANMALCTNVLNCPDPHRTHGMILLTQMIALLHHMTAAFDQLLPRGDTSGQQQPPPPPPTPSSRATSTSPIDHRKEQISNANTLRAELAKLGVLIQEFDRRYCALDNSGFGNETFLLSPLFANLQWKTQCNSHPVQRCQTCQTPFKQSASIRSYSVPILLGATPHNGPP, encoded by the exons ATGGCCGAGATGCCGGCACCAATCTTCTCGCCTACGGCTGCCACCACCGCTATAGTGCCACCGCATCGCGACGACCGACCTCTGAGAAGCTCATGTGGCCAGTGCAACCAAGCAAAGGTTAAGTGCTCTAAGGATAGACCGACCTGCCGGCGCTGTGCTACACGGAATACACCCTGCGTTTACAGCATCTCGCTGCGCGGAATCAAAAGGCCACGGCCTCGCCAAGAAGCAGACCAGACCTGCCCaccaaaggaaaagaagagagtcctctccatcccatcTCCCGTCTCTTCGGAAACGCTGCCCACCACGACTGTCGATATCACAGTGCAACCAGCGTGTCCGCCCAATTTCGGAAATAGTGATATCTACTCTGAAGGATTTGTAGATGATGATCTCGCCGGCCTCCTCTCGCTGAACCCCTTCGATACTCCGCTCTCCGATCCAACAGCGTTCCCCTTTTCACTGGATGTTCCAGACTCGCGTCTTGTTCCTTCGACTCAGCCTGCGGTTGCACCACAGATGGTCCCGCATTCGATGACGATCCCTCTCAGCCCCATTTCGCCGCCAAGCTCCCGGGACGGCCACAGCCATTATGGAGCCACAGGCCCGACGACCACCACGACATCCGGCCTGAACTCACCAGTCCCAGCCTCAGTCACCTGCTGGTGCCAGCAAAGCATTAGCTTCAAGTTGACCGAGCTCAGCATGCCAAAACCACCATCAAgcaccttcatcctcgacgACTTCCTAACCGAGCACCGCGCCAATATGGCCCTCTGCACCAACGTCCTGAACTGCCCAGATCCCCACCGTACTCACGGCATGATTCTTCTTACGCAGATGATTGCTCTCCTGCATCATATGACGGCTGCCTTTgaccagcttcttccgcgaGGCGATACGAGcgggcagcagcagccgcctccacctccgccaaCCCCATCATCGAGAGCGACCTCAACGTCGCCCATCGACCACCGCAAGGAGCAAATCAGCAACGCCAACACTCTCCGTGCCGAGCTCGCCAAGCTAGGCGTCCTGATCCAGGAATTTGACAGGAGGTACTGCGCGCTAGATAATTCCGGGTTTGGAAACGAGACGTTCCTTCTCTCCCCACTGTTTGCAAACCTGCAGTGGAAGACGCAG TGTAACTCGCACCCAGTCCAGCGGTGTCAGACCTGTCAGACTCCCTTCAAGCAATCAGCCTCGATACGATCGTACTCTGTACCGATCCTTCTTGGTGCTACACCGCACAACGGCCCTCCGTAA